A stretch of the Archangium violaceum genome encodes the following:
- a CDS encoding glutathione S-transferase C-terminal domain-containing protein has protein sequence MARMAARFLASKHEAASDPEALLLSTVVPGLEQLRAALQGRSFLTGTFSYADITMAVTLQFIQPVEERFIPLGPGRRKAWSHPALAERFADLLRWRDQLYAEHRPPPVAH, from the coding sequence ATGGCGCGAATGGCGGCGCGCTTCCTCGCGAGCAAGCATGAGGCGGCGTCGGACCCGGAGGCGCTCCTGCTCTCCACGGTCGTGCCCGGCCTGGAGCAACTGCGTGCCGCGCTCCAGGGGAGGAGCTTCCTCACCGGTACGTTCTCGTACGCGGACATCACCATGGCGGTGACACTCCAGTTCATCCAGCCCGTGGAAGAGCGCTTCATCCCGCTGGGGCCGGGCCGGAGGAAGGCCTGGTCCCATCCGGCCCTCGCGGAGCGGTTCGCGGACCTGCTCCGCTGGAGGGACCAGCTCTATGCCGAGCATCGCCCCCCGCCGGTGGCCCACTGA
- a CDS encoding glutathione S-transferase N-terminal domain-containing protein has product MRTLVGLGYSGWTEKARWAMDHHRLAYQYSEHIPLLGELRLRRHAPPGGRGTVPLLVEDSGITMGSYAIAQR; this is encoded by the coding sequence ATGCGAACTCTCGTAGGCCTGGGCTACTCCGGTTGGACCGAGAAGGCACGCTGGGCGATGGACCACCATCGGCTGGCCTACCAGTACAGCGAACACATCCCGCTCCTGGGCGAGCTGCGCCTGCGCCGCCATGCGCCTCCCGGAGGACGCGGCACCGTGCCGCTCCTGGTGGAGGACTCGGGTATCACGATGGGCTCCTACGCGATCGCGCAGCGCTGA
- a CDS encoding pre-toxin TG domain-containing protein, which translates to MRTPSVLLPVVLLVAVAACRSHTDSGPGPRLAFALESPGTGPLASHSGEGGLGRKASAYTGAEVLEGTKEVRAQTWAAARGLKRAGAWLALGLRVENGRVRLLGLRVHEGTGSELGAVDAESFRALLEWALYRYARGQRGEVVLTLRRGEGPWREEAESTGPVPSASRPQAPYEAFLRHQGKALQATGLPEAARREGLAALKTLEREVLLQLEEALEKAPSPLARYTVLLREERQREERWRAVQRKLAEYEAWGTRLLDTYAPPPRRLAPGYLLSESPLREHSLRALGNATLAWAYAHTEDPDFLKRTPDEVALYLLASRSALASAVHLGRLAPVHLDYNESFDPESFRSEDLVLELLVGLTPGVGEVTDARAAVTGHSLTGHTLTRTERVVCALGVLLPFITGAVLMKATEDAERLALLTGRGLGEVEVLSRVASHLSPGDAKEIERLLAQASRGHTFTQEESRFLERVARGLETPLREAAGALRAGQKVPLLGVRTLPDGTRLLPGTPAHKAQRWVDYQFRHPEKYRRFSFQPDSDWERLYATILKNRPAGNAFEDAILQAHRYERNAAMMMPPPGSRAQGFIPDSVKGNPAELVWGQPYPFVESKARRKLSLSGNLKAMLDYVDRYGGHLELWVRSARHPDGATHLSEPLLNELARLSRQFKANIRRYP; encoded by the coding sequence ATGAGAACGCCCTCGGTTCTTCTCCCGGTCGTACTGCTGGTGGCGGTGGCCGCGTGCCGGAGCCATACGGACAGCGGCCCGGGCCCGCGCCTGGCGTTCGCCCTGGAGTCACCGGGCACGGGTCCGCTGGCCTCTCATTCTGGAGAGGGGGGCCTGGGCAGGAAGGCCTCGGCATATACCGGGGCCGAGGTGCTGGAAGGGACGAAGGAGGTGCGTGCCCAAACGTGGGCAGCGGCACGCGGACTCAAGCGCGCGGGGGCATGGCTGGCCCTGGGGCTGCGCGTGGAGAACGGGCGTGTCCGGCTACTCGGCCTCCGCGTGCACGAGGGAACCGGCAGCGAGCTGGGAGCGGTGGACGCCGAGAGCTTCCGCGCCCTGCTGGAGTGGGCGTTGTACCGGTATGCACGAGGTCAGCGGGGCGAGGTGGTACTGACGCTGCGGCGCGGTGAAGGCCCGTGGCGCGAAGAGGCGGAGTCCACGGGTCCGGTGCCTTCAGCCTCTCGGCCCCAGGCGCCCTACGAAGCCTTCCTGCGCCACCAGGGCAAGGCCTTGCAGGCCACCGGACTCCCCGAGGCTGCGCGCCGCGAGGGCCTGGCGGCGCTGAAGACGCTGGAGCGCGAGGTGCTCCTGCAACTGGAGGAGGCGCTGGAGAAAGCACCCTCTCCCCTGGCGCGCTACACGGTGCTGCTACGAGAGGAGCGACAGCGCGAGGAGCGCTGGCGCGCGGTGCAGCGCAAGCTGGCCGAGTACGAGGCGTGGGGCACAAGGCTGCTGGACACCTACGCCCCGCCCCCGCGCCGACTGGCCCCGGGCTACCTCCTGAGCGAGTCGCCCCTGCGCGAGCACTCGCTGCGCGCCCTGGGTAATGCCACGCTGGCCTGGGCCTACGCCCATACGGAGGACCCGGACTTCCTCAAGCGCACGCCTGACGAGGTGGCCCTCTACCTGCTGGCGAGTCGCTCGGCCCTGGCCAGCGCGGTGCATCTGGGCCGTCTGGCTCCGGTGCACCTGGATTACAACGAGTCCTTCGACCCGGAGTCCTTCCGCTCCGAGGACCTGGTGCTGGAGCTGCTGGTGGGCCTGACGCCGGGCGTGGGCGAGGTAACGGACGCTCGGGCAGCCGTCACCGGCCACAGCCTCACCGGCCATACCCTCACGCGCACCGAGCGCGTGGTGTGTGCATTGGGCGTGCTGCTGCCCTTCATAACTGGGGCCGTGCTGATGAAGGCCACGGAGGACGCCGAGCGGCTGGCGTTGCTCACCGGCCGGGGCCTGGGCGAGGTGGAGGTGCTCTCGCGTGTGGCCTCGCACCTGTCTCCGGGGGACGCCAAGGAGATTGAGCGCCTGCTGGCACAGGCCTCGCGGGGCCACACCTTCACCCAGGAGGAATCGCGCTTCCTCGAGCGGGTGGCTCGCGGCTTGGAGACACCGTTGCGTGAGGCGGCCGGGGCCCTGCGGGCGGGCCAGAAGGTGCCGCTGCTGGGCGTGCGCACGTTGCCGGACGGCACCCGGCTGCTGCCCGGCACCCCAGCCCACAAGGCTCAGCGCTGGGTGGACTACCAGTTCCGCCACCCGGAGAAGTACCGCCGCTTCTCCTTCCAGCCGGACTCGGACTGGGAGCGCCTCTACGCGACCATTCTGAAGAACAGGCCCGCGGGCAACGCCTTCGAGGACGCCATCCTCCAGGCCCACCGGTACGAGCGCAACGCCGCCATGATGATGCCGCCACCGGGCAGCCGCGCCCAGGGCTTCATCCCCGACTCGGTGAAGGGCAACCCCGCGGAACTCGTATGGGGACAGCCCTACCCCTTCGTCGAGTCCAAGGCTCGCAGGAAACTCTCCCTCTCTGGCAACCTCAAAGCGATGCTCGACTACGTGGACCGATACGGAGGTCACCTCGAACTGTGGGTCCGCTCAGCCAGGCACCCCGATGGAGCTACGCACTTGTCAGAGCCGCTCCTAAACGAACTGGCTCGTCTGTCACGTCAGTTCAAGGCAAACATTCGACGTTATCCGTGA
- the agmC gene encoding adventurous gliding motility protein AgmC — protein MKNGLFKKWLAAALCVLALGSTAALAEPDSFGLGSGRDGALSVTTSGTIINSYAQVTGPLAPGDTVVPMGTCLGAVSCFAAGDLVMVLQTTGLVPVPPSGGTGAIDISNDAVGRWELARLASVSGATLTLTAPLIHSYAANVTQVIRVPEYTTVSLTTTGRITAVPWNGSAGGVIAFLATGTVSNAGQITANAMGFRGGVYVDDGSGSTGCALLDEDAAKGAQKGEGIADVRYGASHTGRGNVANGAGGGICFKSGGGGGGNYGTGGVGGRSEFYVDGARLVGGQGGTALVYSMLNHLTPGGGGGAGHGADGTGVPGGRGGGIIFIRANQLSGTGAILASGGSGGASSDDGGSGGGAGGSIYLRFASTASCGQVSAAGGVGGSVNAGRVGPGGGGGGGRVLFQAALGGTCNFNLGGATPGNQQDPTAPDGPTYGATVGANGNSVTLTGGFVVPAVPSVTTPADGLITNNRQPDIRGNAQANTTVVIYIDGVEVGRTMSNSSGDYIFGLPAALSEGNHTVQAATELNEVQSPKSAANTFTVDVTAPAAPVVSAPADGALLNTSRPVITGTAEPNSTVTVIIDGVAVGTVTADASGNWSYTPTTPLADGSHTVKATATDAAGNTSPESPMRDFTVDTAVPDTRIVSGPPASSNSKDATFVFDTVVADTGVTYECRLSPATTFAPCTSPFDLTVPADGSYTFAVRAVDAAGNVDPTPASYSWTVDTTAPSVPVVTGPTGTVDTLTPVISGTAEPGSTVTIIIDGVEVVTAQTDSSGNWSYTPTTPLMEGPHTVTVRGTDAVGNTSEVSAGHSFTIVQDHAAPDTTITSGPSDTTPENSATFTFDSNELGVTYECSLDGADFTPCTSPVTLTDLSEGEHTFQVRARDAAGNVDATPATRTWTVSANTGGDIAFLGNGIGCSATGGDSSLVLMGLGTFLALARRRRRQ, from the coding sequence ATGAAGAACGGTCTCTTCAAGAAGTGGCTCGCGGCGGCGCTGTGCGTGCTGGCCCTCGGCTCGACGGCGGCGCTCGCCGAGCCGGATTCGTTCGGGTTGGGCTCCGGGCGCGATGGCGCGCTCTCGGTGACGACCTCGGGCACCATCATCAACAGCTATGCCCAGGTGACGGGACCCCTGGCCCCGGGGGACACCGTCGTTCCCATGGGGACGTGCCTGGGTGCTGTCTCCTGCTTCGCGGCCGGCGACCTGGTGATGGTGCTCCAGACGACCGGTCTCGTCCCGGTGCCCCCCTCTGGAGGCACGGGCGCCATCGACATCTCCAATGATGCGGTAGGCCGCTGGGAGCTCGCGCGGCTGGCCTCGGTCTCGGGAGCGACGCTCACGCTGACCGCTCCGCTCATCCACTCGTACGCGGCCAATGTGACCCAGGTCATCCGGGTCCCCGAGTACACGACCGTCTCCCTCACCACGACTGGGAGGATCACCGCGGTTCCCTGGAACGGGAGCGCGGGTGGCGTCATCGCGTTCCTGGCCACGGGCACGGTGAGCAACGCCGGGCAGATCACCGCCAACGCCATGGGATTCCGTGGGGGCGTGTACGTCGATGATGGCTCTGGTTCGACGGGCTGTGCGTTGCTGGATGAGGATGCCGCCAAGGGAGCTCAGAAGGGCGAGGGCATCGCCGACGTGCGTTACGGCGCCTCTCATACCGGGCGTGGCAACGTGGCCAACGGGGCCGGAGGCGGCATCTGCTTCAAGTCGGGCGGCGGAGGCGGTGGTAATTACGGGACCGGTGGTGTGGGCGGGCGCTCGGAGTTCTACGTCGATGGGGCCCGGCTCGTGGGCGGGCAGGGAGGCACGGCGCTCGTCTATTCGATGCTGAATCACCTCACTCCAGGCGGTGGCGGCGGAGCCGGTCATGGTGCCGACGGCACGGGCGTGCCGGGTGGGCGTGGCGGCGGCATCATCTTCATCCGGGCCAACCAGCTCTCGGGCACGGGCGCCATCCTGGCCTCGGGTGGTTCGGGTGGCGCCTCGTCCGACGATGGTGGCAGTGGCGGTGGAGCGGGTGGCTCCATCTATCTGCGTTTCGCCAGCACGGCCTCGTGCGGCCAGGTCTCCGCCGCTGGAGGTGTGGGTGGCTCGGTGAATGCCGGCCGGGTGGGTCCCGGCGGTGGTGGCGGCGGTGGACGGGTGTTGTTCCAGGCCGCGCTGGGAGGCACCTGCAACTTCAACCTCGGCGGCGCCACGCCCGGCAACCAGCAGGATCCCACGGCTCCCGACGGCCCTACCTACGGGGCGACGGTGGGCGCCAATGGCAACTCCGTCACCCTGACGGGCGGCTTCGTCGTGCCTGCCGTGCCCTCGGTGACCACGCCGGCCGATGGCCTCATCACCAACAACCGCCAGCCCGATATCCGGGGCAACGCCCAGGCCAACACCACGGTGGTCATCTACATCGACGGGGTCGAGGTCGGCCGGACCATGTCCAACTCCAGCGGCGATTACATCTTCGGCCTGCCCGCCGCTCTCTCCGAGGGCAATCACACGGTGCAGGCGGCCACGGAGCTCAATGAGGTGCAGAGCCCCAAGAGCGCGGCCAACACCTTTACCGTGGATGTCACCGCGCCCGCGGCGCCGGTGGTGAGCGCGCCCGCGGACGGAGCCCTGCTCAATACGTCCAGGCCCGTCATCACCGGAACGGCGGAGCCCAACAGCACCGTCACGGTCATCATCGACGGCGTGGCGGTGGGCACGGTGACGGCGGACGCGTCTGGCAACTGGAGCTATACGCCGACGACGCCGCTGGCGGACGGCTCGCACACTGTGAAGGCGACGGCGACGGACGCGGCGGGCAACACCAGCCCCGAGTCCCCCATGCGCGACTTCACCGTGGACACGGCCGTGCCGGACACCCGAATCGTCTCGGGACCGCCGGCCTCGAGCAACTCGAAGGATGCGACGTTCGTCTTCGACACCGTTGTGGCGGACACGGGCGTGACGTACGAGTGCAGGCTGAGCCCCGCGACCACCTTCGCCCCGTGCACGAGCCCGTTCGACCTCACGGTCCCGGCGGATGGCTCGTACACGTTCGCGGTTCGTGCAGTCGATGCCGCGGGCAACGTGGACCCCACGCCGGCCAGCTACTCCTGGACCGTGGACACCACGGCGCCCTCCGTGCCCGTGGTGACGGGCCCGACGGGGACGGTGGACACCCTCACCCCGGTCATCAGCGGAACGGCGGAGCCGGGCAGCACCGTCACCATCATCATCGACGGAGTGGAGGTGGTCACCGCCCAGACGGATTCGTCCGGCAACTGGAGCTACACGCCGACCACTCCGCTCATGGAGGGTCCGCACACGGTGACCGTCCGCGGCACGGACGCGGTGGGGAACACCAGTGAGGTGAGCGCGGGCCACAGCTTCACCATCGTCCAGGACCACGCGGCGCCGGACACCACCATTACCTCCGGTCCGTCGGACACCACGCCGGAGAACAGCGCGACGTTCACATTCGACTCGAACGAGCTGGGCGTGACGTACGAGTGCAGCCTGGATGGTGCCGACTTCACGCCGTGCACGTCTCCAGTCACCCTCACGGACCTGTCCGAGGGCGAGCACACCTTCCAGGTGCGCGCTCGTGACGCCGCGGGCAACGTGGACGCCACTCCGGCTACCCGGACATGGACCGTGTCCGCGAACACGGGGGGTGACATCGCCTTCCTGGGCAATGGCATCGGCTGCTCGGCCACGGGCGGTGACTCGTCGCTGGTGTTGATGGGTCTGGGCACGTTCCTGGCGCTGGCCCGTCGTCGCCGCCGTCAGTAA
- a CDS encoding SGNH/GDSL hydrolase family protein: protein MLTVFTFGDSVLDCGHYNRYGVSPGELLVHNWDDLFPEFLGQDLSALGGGRLEQLAQDGGTVNSLARQLRGVESHGPSVALVSVGGNDLLQGLLLDAGPGFEEFRRKLSAFLTALPIRPVLIANVYDPTVGDDRHNFTGVPVERARDNHRRMNDLIAELASEHGVLVDLHKHFLEGDASWFTSTIEPSLRGASEVRRCFWRELVKLRPAGVAAAP, encoded by the coding sequence ATGCTCACGGTATTCACCTTTGGCGATTCGGTTCTCGACTGTGGCCACTACAACCGTTACGGCGTCTCGCCCGGCGAGCTGCTGGTGCACAACTGGGATGACCTCTTCCCCGAGTTCCTCGGACAGGACCTGAGCGCACTCGGGGGTGGGCGACTCGAACAGCTCGCACAGGATGGGGGGACGGTGAACTCCCTTGCGCGCCAGCTGCGCGGAGTGGAGAGCCACGGGCCGTCGGTGGCGCTCGTCTCGGTGGGCGGCAACGACCTCCTCCAGGGCCTGCTCCTGGACGCGGGCCCGGGCTTCGAGGAGTTCCGGCGCAAGCTCTCCGCCTTCCTCACGGCCCTACCCATCCGCCCGGTGCTCATCGCGAACGTGTACGACCCCACGGTGGGTGATGACCGCCACAACTTCACCGGAGTGCCGGTGGAACGGGCTCGTGACAACCACCGGCGGATGAACGACCTCATCGCCGAGCTCGCCTCGGAGCACGGCGTCCTCGTCGACCTGCACAAGCACTTCCTCGAGGGCGACGCCTCCTGGTTCACCTCCACGATCGAACCCAGCCTGCGTGGCGCCTCCGAGGTGCGGCGCTGCTTCTGGAGGGAGTTGGTGAAGCTCCGCCCCGCCGGAGTCGCAGCGGCGCCCTGA
- a CDS encoding pre-toxin TG domain-containing protein, producing the protein MRTPSVLLPVVLLVAVAACRSHTDSSPGPRLAFALESPGTGPLASHSGEGGLGRKASAYTGAEVLEGTKEVRAQTWAAARGLKRAGAWLALGLRVENGRVRLLGLRVHEGTGSELGAVDAESFRGLLEWALYRYARGQRGEVVLTLRRGEGPWREEVESTGPVLSATRPLAPYEAFLRHQGKALQATGLSEAARREGLAALKRLEREVLLQPEEALEKAPSPLARYTVLLREERQREERWRAVQRKLAEYEAWGTRLLSTYAPPPRRLAPGYLLSESPLREHSLRALGNATLAWAYAHTEDPDFLKRTPDEVALYLLASRSALASAVHLGRLAPVHLDYNESFDPESFRSEDLVLELLVGLTPGVGEVTDARAAVTGHSLTGHTLTRTERVVCALGVLLPFITGAVLMKATEDAERLALLTGRGLGEVEVLSRVASHLSPGDAKEIERLLAQASRGHTFTQEESRFLERVARGLETPLREAAGALRAGQKVPLLGVRTLPDGTRLLPGTPAHKAQRWVDYQFRHPEKYRRFSFQPDSDWERLYATILKNRPAGNAFEDAILQAHRYERNAAMMMPPPGSRAQGFIPDSVKGNPAELVWGEPYPFVESKARKELSLSGNLEAMLKYVDKYGGHLELWVRSPGHPDGPTHLSKPLLDFLSRLKNQNKATLRHHP; encoded by the coding sequence ATGAGAACGCCCTCGGTTCTTCTCCCGGTCGTACTGCTGGTGGCGGTGGCCGCGTGCCGGAGCCATACCGACAGCAGCCCTGGCCCGCGCCTGGCGTTCGCCCTGGAGTCACCGGGCACGGGTCCGCTGGCCTCTCATTCTGGAGAGGGGGGCCTGGGCAGGAAGGCCTCGGCATATACCGGGGCCGAGGTGCTGGAAGGGACGAAGGAGGTGCGTGCCCAAACGTGGGCAGCGGCACGCGGACTCAAGCGCGCGGGGGCATGGCTGGCCCTGGGGCTGCGCGTGGAGAACGGGCGTGTCCGGCTACTCGGCCTCCGCGTGCACGAGGGAACCGGCAGCGAGCTGGGAGCGGTGGACGCCGAGAGCTTCCGCGGCCTGCTGGAGTGGGCGTTGTACCGGTATGCGCGAGGCCAGCGGGGCGAGGTGGTGCTGACGCTGCGGCGCGGAGAAGGCCCCTGGCGCGAGGAGGTGGAGTCCACGGGCCCGGTGCTCTCGGCCACTCGGCCCCTGGCGCCCTACGAGGCCTTCCTGCGCCACCAGGGCAAGGCCTTGCAGGCCACGGGGCTTTCCGAGGCTGCGCGCCGCGAGGGCCTGGCGGCGCTGAAGAGACTGGAGCGCGAGGTGCTGCTGCAACCGGAGGAGGCGCTGGAGAAAGCACCCTCTCCCCTGGCGCGCTACACGGTGCTGCTACGAGAGGAGCGACAGCGCGAGGAGCGCTGGCGCGCGGTGCAGCGCAAGCTGGCCGAGTACGAGGCGTGGGGCACAAGGCTGCTGAGCACCTACGCCCCGCCCCCGCGCCGACTGGCCCCGGGCTACCTCCTGAGCGAGTCGCCCCTGCGCGAGCACTCGCTGCGCGCCCTGGGTAATGCCACGCTGGCCTGGGCCTACGCCCATACGGAGGACCCGGACTTCCTCAAGCGCACGCCTGACGAGGTGGCCCTCTACCTGCTGGCGAGTCGCTCGGCCCTGGCCAGCGCGGTGCATCTGGGCCGTCTGGCTCCGGTGCACCTGGATTACAACGAGTCCTTCGACCCGGAGTCCTTCCGCTCCGAGGACCTGGTGCTGGAGCTGCTGGTGGGCCTGACGCCGGGCGTGGGTGAGGTAACGGACGCTCGGGCAGCCGTCACCGGCCACAGCCTCACCGGCCATACCCTCACGCGCACCGAGCGCGTGGTGTGTGCATTGGGCGTGCTGCTGCCCTTCATAACTGGGGCCGTGCTGATGAAGGCCACGGAGGACGCCGAGCGGCTGGCGTTGCTCACCGGCCGGGGCCTGGGCGAGGTGGAGGTGCTCTCGCGTGTGGCCTCGCACCTGTCTCCGGGGGACGCCAAGGAGATTGAGCGCCTGCTGGCACAGGCCTCGCGGGGCCACACCTTCACCCAGGAGGAATCGCGCTTCCTCGAGCGGGTGGCTCGCGGCTTGGAGACACCGTTGCGTGAGGCGGCCGGGGCCCTGCGGGCGGGCCAGAAGGTGCCGCTGCTGGGCGTGCGCACGTTGCCGGACGGCACCCGGCTGCTGCCCGGCACCCCAGCCCACAAGGCTCAGCGCTGGGTGGACTACCAGTTCCGCCACCCGGAGAAGTACCGCCGCTTCTCCTTCCAGCCGGACTCGGACTGGGAGCGCCTCTACGCGACCATTCTGAAGAACAGGCCCGCGGGCAACGCCTTCGAGGACGCCATCCTCCAGGCCCACCGGTACGAGCGCAACGCCGCCATGATGATGCCGCCACCGGGCAGCCGCGCCCAGGGCTTCATCCCCGACTCGGTGAAGGGCAACCCCGCGGAACTCGTATGGGGGGAGCCCTACCCCTTCGTCGAGTCCAAGGCTCGCAAGGAACTCTCCCTCTCCGGCAACCTCGAGGCTATGCTCAAGTACGTCGACAAATATGGTGGCCACCTTGAATTGTGGGTCCGTTCTCCTGGGCATCCTGATGGACCCACGCACCTGTCGAAACCACTCCTGGATTTTCTCAGCAGACTGAAGAACCAAAACAAAGCAACCCTGAGACACCATCCGTAG
- a CDS encoding alpha/beta fold hydrolase: MAERMVKSNGVELWTESFGEPGNPPLLLVMGASVQGIAWPEELIELLVAGGYYVIRYDHRDTGQSTCFDFQKNPYTLLDMAEDAVGVLDAYGIAAAHLVGASMGGMICQLVSIHHPERVLTLTLMLSTPLRAGRMETFQGRATTETLPPPAPFVCELLMAAASKPPGNRQEAIDSQVKMVRALSGSVAPFDEQECRRRVERMFDRARDPAASANHGLVPLPTREQAEALKHLRVPTLVIHGTDDPMLPPAHGVAAAEAIPGARLLMLEGLGHDLPRPLFGEIARALLAHADSIGVSTSTGGAGPTAAVCSQPWRGR; the protein is encoded by the coding sequence ATGGCGGAGCGAATGGTGAAGTCCAATGGCGTCGAGCTGTGGACCGAGAGCTTTGGCGAGCCCGGAAATCCACCCCTCCTCCTGGTGATGGGCGCATCGGTCCAGGGCATTGCCTGGCCCGAGGAGCTCATCGAGCTGCTGGTCGCGGGCGGGTACTACGTCATTCGCTACGACCATCGGGATACTGGCCAGTCGACCTGCTTCGACTTCCAGAAGAACCCCTACACGCTGTTGGACATGGCCGAGGACGCGGTGGGGGTGCTCGATGCGTACGGCATCGCCGCGGCCCATCTGGTGGGCGCATCGATGGGCGGGATGATCTGCCAGCTCGTGAGCATCCACCACCCCGAGCGAGTGCTCACCCTCACCTTGATGCTGTCCACGCCACTGCGAGCCGGGCGCATGGAGACCTTCCAGGGCAGGGCAACGACGGAGACGCTGCCACCACCCGCCCCATTCGTGTGCGAGCTGCTCATGGCGGCGGCAAGCAAACCGCCCGGCAACCGCCAGGAAGCCATCGACTCCCAGGTGAAGATGGTTCGAGCGCTGTCCGGCAGCGTAGCCCCCTTCGACGAGCAGGAGTGTCGGCGCAGGGTGGAACGGATGTTCGACCGCGCTCGCGATCCGGCCGCCTCGGCGAACCACGGGTTGGTGCCATTACCCACTCGCGAACAGGCCGAGGCGCTGAAGCACCTGCGCGTGCCAACGCTCGTCATTCACGGGACGGACGATCCGATGCTTCCTCCCGCGCATGGGGTCGCCGCGGCCGAGGCCATCCCGGGCGCCAGGCTGCTCATGCTGGAAGGGCTGGGGCATGATCTCCCCCGCCCGCTGTTCGGGGAGATCGCTCGGGCGCTCCTCGCGCACGCGGACTCGATCGGGGTATCAACCAGCACCGGCGGGGCGGGACCCACGGCCGCCGTGTGCTCCCAGCCGTGGCGCGGGCGATGA